From the genome of Brassica napus cultivar Da-Ae unplaced genomic scaffold, Da-Ae ScsIHWf_1053;HRSCAF=1479, whole genome shotgun sequence, one region includes:
- the LOC125595402 gene encoding nonsense-mediated mRNA decay factor SMG7-like, translated as MEREILRTESMLLRQVETHIIRIVPNLFTAPKDSSRRPTGKRRGKGGDKDEDVVAVPEKDKVTSADEMLKAFCVKFVRLNGILFTRTSLETFSDVLGSTSSSLRDLIWSSLTEDMIFW; from the exons ATGGAGAGGGAGATTCTAAGAACCGAGAGCATGCTGCTGCGTCAAGTGGAAACCCACATCATCAG AATCGTGCCCAATTTGTTTACCGCTCCCAAAGACTCGTCTAGAAGGCCCACTGGTAAAAGAAGAGGTAAAGGCGGCGATAAAGATGAGGACGTGGTAGCTGTTCCTGAGAAGGATAAAGTAACTAGCGCAGATGAGATGCTCAAAGCATTCTGCGTTAAATTTGTTCGTCTCAACGGGATTCTTTTTACCCGAACAAG CCTCGAGACATTCTCAGATGTTCTTGGTTCCACTAGCAGCAGTCTACGAGatctgatttggtcgagcttaaCGGAAGATATGATTTTTTGGTAA